A window from Cellulomonas sp. C5510 encodes these proteins:
- a CDS encoding O-acetylhomoserine aminocarboxypropyltransferase/cysteine synthase family protein translates to MTTEEHRFGFRTRALHAGAIPDAATGARAVPIYQTTSFVFADTTDAANLFALQKYGNIYSRIGNPTVAAFEERIASLEGGIGAVATASGMAAEFVTFAALVGAGDHVVASAQLYGGTVTQLDVTLRRFGVETTFVPGTDPADFAAAIRPETKVLYTEVVANPSGDVADLAGLAEVAHAAGVPLVVDATLSTPYLVRPIEHGADIVIHSATKFLGGHGTTLGGVVVESGRFDWGNGKFPQMTEPVPSYNGVSWWGNFGEYGFLTKLRSEQLRDIGPALSAQSAFQLLQGVETLPQRLDAHLANARAVAEWLDADRRVGAVHWAGLPSHPHHERAAHYLPLGPGSVFAFRLAATPERSGREVGRRFIEALQLASHLANVGDARTLVIHPASTTHQQLSAAQLEAAGVPEDLVRISVGLEDPEDILWDLDQALRVATATDDATDDGSGSPGRPAALPVPAVGTADACALPEVTR, encoded by the coding sequence ATGACCACCGAGGAGCACCGCTTCGGCTTCCGCACCCGCGCGCTGCACGCCGGGGCGATCCCCGACGCCGCGACCGGCGCGCGCGCCGTGCCGATCTACCAGACGACGTCCTTCGTGTTCGCCGACACCACCGACGCGGCCAACCTGTTCGCGCTCCAGAAGTACGGGAACATCTACTCCCGCATCGGCAACCCCACCGTGGCGGCGTTCGAGGAGCGCATCGCCTCGCTCGAGGGGGGCATCGGTGCCGTGGCCACGGCCTCCGGGATGGCCGCGGAGTTCGTGACGTTCGCCGCGCTCGTCGGGGCCGGCGACCACGTGGTCGCCTCCGCGCAGCTCTACGGCGGCACGGTCACGCAGCTCGACGTCACGCTGCGCCGGTTCGGGGTGGAGACCACGTTCGTGCCCGGCACCGACCCGGCCGACTTCGCCGCGGCGATCCGCCCGGAGACCAAGGTGCTGTACACCGAGGTCGTCGCGAACCCGTCCGGAGACGTCGCGGACCTGGCCGGTCTGGCGGAGGTCGCGCACGCCGCCGGCGTCCCCCTGGTCGTGGACGCGACGCTGTCGACCCCGTACCTGGTGCGGCCGATCGAGCACGGCGCGGACATCGTCATCCACTCGGCGACCAAGTTCCTCGGCGGGCACGGCACCACGCTGGGCGGCGTGGTCGTCGAGTCCGGTCGGTTCGACTGGGGGAACGGCAAGTTCCCGCAGATGACCGAGCCCGTGCCGTCGTACAACGGCGTGTCCTGGTGGGGGAACTTCGGCGAGTACGGGTTCCTCACCAAGCTGCGCTCCGAGCAGCTCCGGGACATCGGCCCGGCGCTGTCGGCGCAGTCCGCGTTCCAGCTCCTCCAGGGCGTCGAGACGCTGCCGCAGCGGCTCGACGCGCACCTCGCGAACGCCCGCGCGGTCGCGGAGTGGCTCGACGCGGACCGGCGCGTCGGCGCCGTGCACTGGGCGGGGCTGCCGTCCCACCCCCACCACGAGCGGGCCGCGCACTACCTGCCGCTGGGCCCCGGGTCCGTGTTCGCGTTCCGGCTGGCGGCCACCCCCGAGCGCTCCGGTCGTGAGGTCGGACGCCGGTTCATCGAGGCGCTCCAGCTCGCGAGCCACCTCGCGAACGTCGGCGACGCCCGCACGCTCGTCATCCACCCCGCGTCCACCACCCACCAGCAGCTGTCCGCCGCGCAGCTCGAGGCCGCGGGCGTCCCCGAGGACCTCGTGCGGATCAGCGTGGGGCTCGAGGACCCGGAGGACATCCTCTGGGACCTCGACCAGGCGCTGAGGGTCGCGACCGCCACCGACGACGCCACCGACGACGGCAGCGGCTCCCCCGGTCGCCCGGCCGCCCTCCCCGTCCCCGCAGTCGGGACCGCCGACGCCTGCGCCCTCCCGGAGGTCACCCGATGA
- a CDS encoding PH domain-containing protein yields the protein MDPTSAEPTPPSPAAPRHDSVHDARLDLPPPALRLRPPTHRVDPRARRWWVLRGLVTGGGATVVVAVPWWLWEPARPWLAVPLALAAAWTLARVLVEPRRRYAVHRWETTDHAVYGLSGWITREWRVAPLSRVQTVDAVRGPLEQALGLATLRVTTASSSGALTIRGLDAELAAEVAERLTQVTERTPGDAT from the coding sequence ATGGACCCGACCTCGGCCGAGCCCACCCCGCCCTCCCCCGCGGCGCCGCGGCACGACTCCGTGCACGACGCCCGGCTGGACCTGCCGCCGCCCGCGCTGCGCCTGCGGCCCCCGACGCACCGCGTCGACCCCCGCGCCCGCCGCTGGTGGGTGCTGCGCGGGCTCGTCACCGGCGGCGGCGCGACCGTCGTCGTCGCGGTGCCGTGGTGGCTGTGGGAGCCCGCCCGGCCGTGGCTCGCCGTCCCCCTGGCGCTCGCCGCGGCCTGGACCCTCGCGCGCGTCCTGGTCGAGCCGCGCCGGCGGTACGCGGTGCACCGCTGGGAGACCACGGACCACGCGGTGTACGGGCTCTCGGGCTGGATCACCCGGGAGTGGCGCGTCGCCCCGCTGTCACGCGTGCAGACCGTCGACGCCGTCCGCGGGCCGCTCGAGCAGGCGCTGGGCCTGGCGACCCTCCGGGTGACCACCGCGTCGAGCAGCGGCGCCCTCACCATCCGGGGGCTCGACGCCGAGCTCGCCGCCGAGGTCGCCGAGCGGCTCACGCAGGTGACCGAGCGGACGCCGGGGGACGCGACGTGA
- a CDS encoding CoA-binding protein, which produces MSTATRTWQGPSAPERLALLRRTRSIAIVGASNNPSRASFFVTTYLRSSSPYDLYLVNPRETEILGLPVYPSLDALPVVPDLVDVFRRHDDLPTVLDETLAVGARALWLQLGSWHEDVARRGEEAGLTVVMDRCVKIEHARFHGGLHLAGFDTGVISSRRALP; this is translated from the coding sequence ATGAGCACCGCGACCCGCACCTGGCAGGGCCCGTCCGCCCCGGAGCGGCTGGCCCTGCTGCGCCGCACCCGGTCCATCGCGATCGTGGGAGCGTCGAACAACCCGTCCCGGGCGTCGTTCTTCGTCACGACGTACCTGCGCTCCAGCTCCCCGTACGACCTGTACCTGGTGAACCCGCGCGAGACCGAGATCCTCGGCCTGCCCGTCTACCCGTCGCTCGACGCGCTGCCGGTGGTGCCGGACCTCGTCGACGTGTTCCGCCGCCACGACGACCTGCCGACGGTGCTCGACGAGACCCTCGCGGTGGGCGCCCGGGCGCTGTGGCTCCAGCTCGGGTCCTGGCACGAGGACGTCGCGCGCCGCGGCGAGGAGGCCGGGCTGACCGTCGTCATGGACCGGTGCGTGAAGATCGAGCACGCCCGGTTCCACGGCGGGCTGCACCTCGCGGGGTTCGACACGGGGGTCATCAGCTCCCGGCGCGCGCTGCCCTGA
- a CDS encoding MFS transporter produces MPAPDPRRWLVLATAALAQLMVVLDATIVNIALPSAQAELGFSDNDRQWVVTAYALAFGSLLLLGGRLSDMIGRRRMFLIGLVGFAVASALGGAAGSFELLVAARALQGVFGAVLAPAALSVLTTTFTVPRERARAFGVFGAIAGMGGAIGLLLGGYLTENLDWRWNLYVNVVIAAVALAAGTALLPRAGGTAGHRLDLPGVLLGSAGLFALVLGFSQAEPQGWDSPATWGPLAASAVLLVGFVLRQRTASHAVLPLEVVLDRDRGASFLAILVAGSGMFGVFLFLTYYLQSTLGYAPMRTGVAFLPMVVSIIVTAQIQSNLLIPRFGPKVLVPIGMLLAAGAMLTFTTLDVDSSYAHVLPGLVLMGVGMASIMPAAFQLATLGVEPRLAGAASALVSTSQQVGGAIGTALLNTLAATAATTYVAAHAPATPEVLAAAALHSFDTAYTWSAGIFVGGAVLAGVLFRRLDDRRARAAAPVAVTAEAAVVAH; encoded by the coding sequence CTGCCGGCACCCGACCCGCGGCGCTGGCTCGTCCTCGCGACCGCCGCGCTCGCCCAGCTCATGGTCGTGCTCGACGCGACCATCGTGAACATCGCCCTGCCCTCGGCCCAGGCCGAGCTCGGCTTCTCCGACAACGACCGCCAGTGGGTCGTCACCGCCTACGCCCTGGCGTTCGGCAGCCTGCTGCTGCTCGGCGGGCGCCTGTCCGACATGATCGGGCGGCGCCGCATGTTCCTCATCGGGCTCGTCGGGTTCGCGGTCGCGTCCGCACTCGGCGGAGCCGCCGGGTCCTTCGAGCTGCTCGTCGCCGCCCGCGCGCTCCAGGGCGTGTTCGGCGCGGTGCTCGCACCCGCCGCACTGTCCGTGCTGACCACCACGTTCACCGTCCCCCGGGAGCGGGCGCGCGCGTTCGGCGTGTTCGGCGCGATCGCCGGCATGGGCGGCGCCATCGGCCTGCTGCTCGGCGGGTACCTGACCGAGAACCTCGACTGGCGCTGGAACCTCTACGTCAACGTCGTCATCGCCGCCGTCGCCCTGGCCGCCGGTACCGCGCTGCTCCCCCGGGCCGGGGGCACGGCCGGCCACCGCCTCGACCTGCCGGGCGTGCTGCTCGGCTCCGCGGGGCTGTTCGCGCTGGTCCTCGGCTTCTCGCAGGCCGAGCCGCAGGGCTGGGACTCCCCGGCCACCTGGGGACCGCTGGCGGCGAGCGCCGTCCTGCTCGTCGGCTTCGTGCTGCGGCAGCGCACCGCCTCGCACGCCGTGCTGCCGCTGGAGGTCGTGCTCGACCGCGACCGGGGCGCGTCGTTCCTCGCGATCCTCGTCGCCGGATCCGGGATGTTCGGGGTCTTCCTGTTCCTCACGTACTACCTGCAGTCGACGCTCGGCTACGCCCCGATGCGCACCGGCGTCGCGTTCCTGCCGATGGTCGTGTCCATCATCGTCACCGCGCAGATCCAGTCGAACCTGCTGATCCCCCGCTTCGGCCCGAAGGTGCTGGTCCCGATCGGCATGCTGCTGGCGGCGGGGGCGATGCTGACGTTCACGACGCTGGACGTCGACAGCAGCTACGCGCACGTCCTGCCGGGACTGGTGCTCATGGGGGTCGGCATGGCCTCGATCATGCCGGCGGCGTTCCAGCTCGCGACGCTGGGCGTCGAGCCGCGCCTGGCCGGCGCCGCCTCGGCGCTCGTCTCCACGAGCCAGCAGGTGGGCGGCGCCATCGGCACGGCGCTGCTCAACACGCTGGCCGCCACCGCGGCGACCACGTACGTCGCGGCGCACGCCCCCGCCACCCCGGAGGTGCTCGCGGCCGCCGCGCTGCACAGCTTCGACACCGCCTACACGTGGTCCGCGGGCATCTTCGTCGGCGGTGCGGTGCTGGCTGGCGTGCTGTTCCGCCGGCTGGACGACCGCCGCGCCCGGGCGGCGGCGCCCGTCGCCGTGACGGCCGAGGCGGCGGTGGTCGCGCACTGA
- a CDS encoding TetR/AcrR family transcriptional regulator, which translates to MAARGDDADVALPAPAPAARPGRPRDEAKDEAILSAARELLRERGYAGMTMDAVAERAGAGKATVYRRWSSKVQLTVDSMLCAKQLTIDEVPDTGSLRDDLLAVATRASRLKNDDLMHGVMSAIREEPEVAAVFHEQFVASQARLMRDVLERAELRGETSPDADVEMITAVALAMVHYRKVVAHRPMDAAFAARLVDAVILPLATGRLTSAREREAADA; encoded by the coding sequence ATGGCAGCGCGTGGCGACGACGCGGACGTCGCGCTGCCCGCGCCCGCACCTGCCGCCCGCCCCGGGCGCCCCCGGGACGAGGCCAAGGACGAGGCGATCCTCAGCGCGGCGCGCGAGCTGCTGCGCGAGCGCGGGTACGCCGGCATGACCATGGACGCCGTGGCCGAGCGGGCCGGCGCCGGCAAGGCCACCGTCTACCGCCGCTGGTCCTCCAAGGTGCAGCTCACGGTCGACAGCATGCTCTGCGCCAAGCAGCTCACCATCGACGAGGTCCCGGACACCGGCTCGCTGCGCGACGACCTGCTGGCCGTGGCCACCCGCGCCTCCCGGCTGAAGAACGACGACCTCATGCACGGCGTCATGTCGGCCATCCGCGAGGAGCCCGAGGTGGCCGCCGTCTTCCACGAGCAGTTCGTCGCCAGCCAGGCGCGGCTCATGCGGGACGTCCTCGAGCGCGCCGAGCTGCGCGGCGAGACGTCGCCCGACGCGGACGTGGAGATGATCACGGCCGTCGCGCTCGCGATGGTGCACTACCGCAAGGTCGTGGCGCACCGGCCGATGGACGCGGCGTTCGCCGCGCGCCTCGTCGACGCGGTGATCCTGCCGCTCGCGACCGGCCGGCTCACGTCGGCCAGGGAGCGCGAGGCCGCGGACGCCTGA
- a CDS encoding PH domain-containing protein → MSERADTPTTAEAAPGSVTDAVREADRPAADDGTPWSRLDARMVLVDLVRSLLSLVPSAVAVGVFGVEPTWESLWPLLLVAAAGLAGAGLDLLRWAFTRYRVTDDYLERRTGVLVRRYRSVRRDRIRSVDTTARLRHRLSGLRVVLVGAGQQLAAGESALALDAVSRRDADALRAVLLSGPRAPAADAEPPRVRVLARFRPWWVVYNVAGVWAFLMAGGLLWGGYWLLEGFGLDPAGWVRGLLDWEARGRTGTVVVALLLMFVIGALGMGANFLATSWGFELARVPGEEGTQLRTRQGLLTTREVSRDDRRLRGVTVSEPVLWRWADMADTLVITTGLSLFSPSQPASILPRGPGSVAWPVARAVLDADPDPFAAPLRRHPPGARRRRLWWATATTGAVVGLLVLLASSGVLPAAAPWWGAALWPVALAAAEVAYRALGHTVTGDHLVVRSGLAARATTALRRDAVSTVALRESVLQRRLGLRTVAVMTAAGWGRYEAPDVDADEALRFAVAAAPGLLEPFLVRDDQEPGGAAGGGRAPGGGGRDVRRPRPRAPWPT, encoded by the coding sequence GTGAGCGAGCGAGCCGACACGCCCACCACGGCCGAGGCCGCGCCGGGCTCCGTCACGGATGCCGTCCGCGAGGCCGACCGGCCCGCCGCCGACGACGGGACGCCGTGGTCGCGGCTGGACGCCCGCATGGTCCTCGTCGACCTCGTGCGCTCGCTGCTCTCCCTGGTCCCGTCCGCCGTGGCCGTGGGCGTCTTCGGCGTCGAGCCCACCTGGGAGAGCCTCTGGCCGCTGCTGCTCGTCGCCGCGGCCGGTCTGGCGGGCGCCGGGCTCGACCTGCTCCGGTGGGCGTTCACGCGCTACCGCGTCACCGACGACTACCTCGAGCGGCGGACCGGCGTGCTGGTGCGGCGCTACCGGTCGGTGCGGCGCGACCGCATCCGCAGCGTCGACACCACCGCACGGCTTCGGCACCGCCTGTCCGGGCTGCGCGTCGTGCTGGTCGGCGCCGGTCAGCAGCTCGCCGCCGGCGAGTCGGCGCTCGCCCTGGACGCGGTGTCGCGCCGGGACGCCGACGCGCTGCGCGCCGTGCTGCTGAGCGGGCCCCGCGCCCCGGCCGCCGACGCCGAACCTCCGCGGGTGCGCGTCCTCGCCCGCTTCCGGCCGTGGTGGGTCGTCTACAACGTGGCGGGCGTCTGGGCGTTCCTCATGGCGGGCGGTCTGCTGTGGGGCGGGTATTGGCTGCTGGAGGGCTTCGGGCTCGACCCGGCCGGGTGGGTGCGCGGGCTGCTCGACTGGGAGGCCCGCGGTCGCACGGGCACGGTCGTCGTGGCGCTGCTGCTGATGTTCGTGATCGGCGCCCTCGGCATGGGCGCGAACTTCCTGGCCACGTCGTGGGGGTTCGAGCTGGCCCGCGTGCCGGGCGAGGAGGGGACCCAGCTCCGCACCCGGCAGGGCCTGCTGACCACCCGCGAGGTCAGCCGGGACGACCGGCGGCTGCGCGGCGTCACCGTCTCGGAACCGGTGCTGTGGCGGTGGGCGGACATGGCGGACACCCTGGTCATCACCACCGGGCTGTCGCTGTTCTCGCCCTCCCAGCCGGCGTCGATCCTGCCCCGGGGACCCGGCTCCGTGGCGTGGCCGGTGGCGCGCGCCGTTCTCGACGCGGACCCCGACCCGTTCGCAGCGCCGCTGCGCCGGCACCCGCCGGGCGCCCGGCGGCGACGGCTGTGGTGGGCCACGGCGACGACCGGCGCCGTCGTCGGGCTGCTGGTGCTGCTCGCGTCCTCCGGCGTCCTGCCGGCGGCGGCGCCCTGGTGGGGTGCGGCGCTGTGGCCGGTCGCGCTGGCAGCCGCCGAGGTCGCCTACCGGGCGCTCGGGCACACGGTGACCGGGGACCACCTGGTGGTGCGGTCCGGGCTGGCCGCCCGTGCGACCACAGCGCTGCGGCGGGACGCGGTCAGCACCGTCGCGCTGCGGGAGTCGGTGCTCCAGCGCCGGCTCGGGCTGCGGACCGTCGCCGTCATGACCGCGGCCGGCTGGGGGCGGTACGAGGCGCCCGACGTCGACGCGGACGAGGCGCTGCGGTTCGCCGTCGCGGCGGCGCCGGGCCTGCTGGAGCCGTTCCTCGTGCGCGACGACCAGGAACCGGGCGGGGCGGCGGGTGGGGGCCGGGCGCCCGGGGGCGGCGGGCGCGACGTCAGGCGTCCGCGGCCTCGCGCTCCCTGGCCGACGTGA